From the bacterium genome, one window contains:
- a CDS encoding PAS domain S-box protein, whose protein sequence is MPSKINRLRARTQNLILGSVTGTVVGVNLKFFFQRLGATDLIWIFFFILGPAIGYFSGKERERIESLKNEKSTLKENLEKIQETLKKSTQKYKLLVEQANEAIFLTSAQGKILLFNQALALLTGYSKEQLKKMNISHLKSREETDVSNQKMWLDNGYSRSEEKWRKKDKTYVLMDISSKWIKVANHQLILHVARNIQNRSEAQKKIYIQEMGDMARLHVTEEAKRQKAILNKILNPINKTVLKLNDFKEKYSSDAPVFEQIGSMWENAGNTFSGMAGKIKRDLFKGSGKWEINNIIMEELHYLNFIFGDKDIVVKTSLAQGLPMVQCVGRDLSVVLGSILKAAIKSCADSDGSAVNVSTRLFDESITVEVMLSGTDDFYQNLNEIFDPLEMVGPSGSAEGGGMIICRHIGDEFGFQIDAGKKNDKSFAVRIRMPAARKLQTLSNTHEPAIGNTRPADEDSSLII, encoded by the coding sequence ATGCCATCAAAAATAAACAGATTAAGGGCACGAACCCAAAACCTTATTTTAGGATCAGTAACAGGAACTGTTGTAGGTGTAAATCTGAAATTTTTCTTTCAGAGGCTTGGTGCTACTGATTTGATATGGATTTTTTTCTTCATCTTAGGGCCTGCAATCGGATATTTCAGCGGCAAAGAACGGGAACGCATTGAATCTCTTAAAAACGAAAAAAGCACTCTCAAAGAAAATCTGGAAAAAATTCAGGAAACCCTTAAAAAATCAACACAAAAGTACAAGCTTCTCGTTGAACAGGCAAATGAAGCTATTTTTCTTACTTCTGCTCAGGGGAAGATACTCCTCTTTAATCAGGCTCTTGCCCTCTTAACCGGATATTCAAAAGAACAGCTCAAAAAAATGAATATATCTCATCTTAAAAGCAGGGAAGAGACGGATGTTTCAAATCAAAAAATGTGGCTTGATAATGGGTATTCGAGGTCAGAGGAGAAATGGCGGAAAAAAGACAAAACATACGTACTGATGGATATAAGCAGTAAATGGATAAAAGTTGCAAACCATCAGCTGATTCTCCATGTAGCAAGAAATATTCAAAACCGCTCTGAAGCACAGAAAAAAATTTACATACAAGAAATGGGAGATATGGCCAGACTGCATGTAACAGAAGAGGCAAAAAGGCAGAAAGCTATATTGAACAAGATATTAAATCCAATTAATAAGACTGTCCTGAAACTAAATGATTTCAAGGAAAAATACAGTTCCGATGCTCCTGTATTCGAACAAATAGGCTCTATGTGGGAAAATGCAGGAAATACTTTCAGCGGAATGGCAGGAAAGATAAAAAGAGATCTTTTTAAGGGTAGCGGTAAGTGGGAAATAAACAATATAATTATGGAAGAGCTGCACTATCTGAATTTCATTTTCGGTGATAAAGATATTGTTGTTAAAACATCTTTGGCACAGGGGCTGCCTATGGTGCAGTGTGTCGGAAGAGACCTTTCTGTAGTATTGGGATCAATCCTGAAAGCTGCAATAAAATCGTGTGCTGATTCGGATGGCAGTGCAGTAAATGTATCAACAAGATTGTTTGACGAGTCCATTACTGTAGAGGTAATGCTGTCAGGAACAGATGATTTTTATCAAAATTTAAATGAAATTTTTGACCCTCTTGAAATGGTAGGTCCTTCCGGTTCCGCAGAAGGCGGGGGCATGATAATCTGCCGCCATATCGGAGATGAGTTTGGTTTTCAGATAGATGCAGGCAAAAAAAATGATAAATCCTTTGCAGTAAGGATTCGCATGCCTGCTGCAAGGAAACTGCAGACCCTTTCTAATACACATGAACCTGCAATCGGAAACACGCGGCCTGCAGATGAAGACAGCTCTCTTATTATTTAA
- a CDS encoding MarR family transcriptional regulator, translated as MGKSLFDLVQDVKRVCIFTEDRIRKEFDLSYVEFMAMHLLNPEEKLTGSEFSERMQFSTARGSRVVNQLLTKGLVDTTVLPNNRRSMEIVLSKYGCKLKKKIDDEIKECESRILDSLKPDARKSLKMSLEILSGLLIETQKK; from the coding sequence ATGGGTAAAAGTTTATTTGATCTTGTCCAGGATGTGAAGCGTGTATGCATTTTCACGGAGGATCGAATCCGGAAAGAATTTGATCTTTCATATGTTGAGTTTATGGCTATGCATCTGCTGAATCCCGAAGAAAAGCTGACGGGATCTGAGTTCTCCGAACGAATGCAATTTTCCACTGCCCGGGGCAGCCGCGTTGTAAATCAGCTTTTAACAAAAGGGTTAGTTGACACAACCGTACTCCCTAACAACAGGCGCAGTATGGAAATTGTTCTCAGTAAATACGGCTGTAAATTAAAAAAGAAAATAGATGATGAAATTAAAGAATGCGAATCCCGTATTCTGGATTCTTTAAAACCGGATGCAAGAAAGAGTTTAAAAATGAGTCTTGAAATTTTGTCAGGACTTTTAATAGAAACTCAAAAAAAATAA
- a CDS encoding NADH-quinone oxidoreductase subunit K, with translation MINSLFLYSIACILFLIGLFGVLTRKNVIKILVSLSIMETAVNLFLIIVGYIKNGKAPILTRWDPHINIHTLNFVDPLPQALVLTAIVIGLGTTALALTIAIKLYEHYGTLDITKMGDKK, from the coding sequence ATGATTAATTCATTATTCCTTTACTCAATAGCTTGCATTTTGTTTCTTATAGGCTTATTTGGAGTCCTTACAAGAAAAAATGTTATTAAAATACTTGTCTCGTTAAGTATAATGGAAACTGCAGTTAATTTGTTTTTAATTATAGTAGGTTATATAAAAAACGGGAAAGCTCCCATACTTACAAGATGGGATCCTCACATAAATATACATACACTCAACTTCGTAGATCCTTTGCCTCAGGCACTTGTTCTTACGGCTATTGTGATAGGACTCGGCACAACTGCATTAGCGTTAACAATAGCAATTAAATTGTATGAACATTACGGAACATTAGACATAACAAAAATGGGTGATAAAAAATGA
- a CDS encoding monovalent cation/H(+) antiporter subunit G, whose product MAVTGAIITLIGSLFLFLGSLGLVRMPDLYNRMQTGTKATTLGSILFLSGLAISQSEFINIDKTIVLILFIVFTNPISSHALARASHFIGIPLTEKTTVDRLAEDEGKE is encoded by the coding sequence ATGGCTGTCACAGGGGCAATCATAACATTAATCGGATCTCTGTTCCTTTTCCTTGGATCTCTCGGCCTTGTACGAATGCCTGACCTTTACAACAGGATGCAGACGGGAACAAAAGCCACAACATTGGGATCAATTCTATTCCTTTCAGGTCTTGCAATAAGCCAGTCTGAGTTCATTAATATTGATAAAACAATTGTCCTTATACTGTTTATTGTATTTACAAATCCCATATCCTCTCATGCACTTGCAAGGGCCTCTCATTTTATAGGGATTCCTCTGACTGAAAAAACGACTGTAGATAGACTTGCTGAAGATGAGGGAAAAGAATAA
- a CDS encoding Na+/H+ antiporter subunit E — translation MQQLKRCFLSFVFFFGLWVLLTGINDPQEIITGAIIACLVSSLFWSSTDIWGEIQINPKAILYALIYPFVFAEALIRANLDVARRVIAPSLPINPGIVKVKTKLKSRIGKLILANSITLTPGTLTVETNGENFYIHWIDVTSPDIEEASHQIVQKFEKYLEVIFG, via the coding sequence ATGCAGCAATTAAAACGATGCTTTTTAAGTTTTGTTTTTTTCTTTGGATTGTGGGTTCTCTTGACAGGAATCAACGATCCGCAGGAAATAATTACAGGGGCTATCATTGCATGTCTTGTTTCCTCTCTGTTTTGGAGTAGTACGGATATTTGGGGAGAAATCCAAATTAATCCGAAAGCGATTCTATATGCTTTAATCTATCCTTTTGTATTTGCTGAGGCGTTAATAAGGGCAAATCTTGATGTGGCAAGGCGTGTTATTGCACCTTCGTTACCAATTAATCCAGGAATTGTCAAGGTGAAAACAAAACTTAAATCACGCATAGGAAAACTCATTCTCGCAAACTCGATTACTCTTACTCCCGGTACACTTACAGTAGAAACAAATGGCGAGAATTTTTATATCCATTGGATTGATGTGACTTCTCCTGATATTGAAGAGGCTTCTCATCAAATCGTACAAAAATTTGAAAAATATCTGGAGGTGATTTTTGGCTAA
- a CDS encoding Na(+)/H(+) antiporter subunit B has translation MKNTNFVTGSFIALTLVVIFGIFFFQALNQPAHEGKTMPVENVHLEDRVSLHYVLKNVNEASQYLESHGKSYFNERDEVPSKTIEFGKSKNLEEGSANEVTSIVVNYRGFDTLGEVTVLFISIIGLTLLMRGINNKKIREPSLILKTGTTFLSPLIILFGVYIFVHGHLTPGGGFPGGAIIASGILLLIIGLESFKFNSMLSKSIESLAGLAFVGIALAGLFVKKSFLANFMPTGTVGYLYSAGMVALIYIVVGLKVGAELASGIAKLKEGGKND, from the coding sequence ATGAAAAATACAAACTTTGTTACAGGTTCATTTATCGCTCTTACCTTGGTTGTAATTTTTGGAATTTTCTTTTTCCAGGCATTAAATCAGCCTGCACATGAAGGAAAAACAATGCCTGTTGAGAATGTACATTTGGAGGACAGAGTTTCATTGCATTATGTTCTGAAAAATGTTAATGAGGCCAGCCAATATTTAGAATCGCACGGCAAGAGTTATTTTAATGAAAGAGATGAAGTGCCTTCAAAAACAATTGAATTTGGCAAATCGAAAAATCTTGAAGAGGGCTCTGCTAATGAGGTGACTTCAATTGTTGTAAATTACAGAGGTTTTGATACACTTGGAGAAGTTACTGTCTTATTTATATCTATAATAGGACTAACTCTTTTGATGAGGGGTATCAACAATAAAAAAATTAGAGAGCCATCATTAATTTTAAAAACAGGGACAACGTTCTTATCGCCTTTGATTATTCTGTTCGGTGTCTATATATTTGTTCACGGACATTTAACTCCCGGAGGAGGGTTCCCTGGTGGTGCCATTATAGCTTCCGGAATATTATTGTTAATCATAGGCCTTGAATCATTTAAGTTCAACAGTATGTTATCTAAAAGTATAGAGAGTTTGGCTGGATTAGCATTTGTTGGAATTGCTCTTGCAGGACTTTTTGTAAAAAAATCGTTCCTCGCTAATTTCATGCCCACCGGAACTGTAGGTTATCTTTACAGCGCAGGTATGGTAGCCTTGATATATATTGTAGTAGGCCTTAAAGTGGGTGCTGAACTGGCTTCGGGTATTGCGAAATTAAAAGAGGGTGGTAAAAATGATTAA
- a CDS encoding DUF4040 domain-containing protein encodes MYVIIISVLGITMIFAAFMAIYARKLITAIISLGLIGLFASIIFLLLAAPDVAITEAAIGSGLSIAIYLFALRHTERQEEK; translated from the coding sequence ATGTATGTAATAATAATTTCAGTTCTTGGGATAACAATGATATTTGCCGCTTTTATGGCTATTTATGCCAGAAAGCTAATTACTGCAATTATCAGCTTAGGCCTAATCGGCCTTTTTGCAAGTATCATTTTTCTATTACTTGCAGCTCCTGATGTTGCTATTACAGAAGCAGCAATAGGCTCGGGGCTGTCAATAGCTATCTATTTATTTGCTCTTAGGCATACAGAAAGGCAGGAGGAGAAATGA
- a CDS encoding cation:proton antiporter (subunit F of antiporter complex involved in resistance to high concentrations of Na+, K+, Li+ and/or alkali): MANLLLNISACIALAAIILSLVRLIKGPTAADRTVALDTMTIVSISLIVFIAVLTRRIIYYDVAMVYALLSFIGVVAIARYLERGL, translated from the coding sequence TTGGCTAATTTGCTTCTGAATATTTCGGCCTGCATTGCACTTGCAGCCATTATTCTATCCCTCGTGCGGCTAATTAAAGGCCCTACGGCCGCAGACAGAACAGTTGCCCTTGACACTATGACAATAGTTTCAATATCATTAATTGTTTTTATTGCAGTACTAACACGCCGTATAATTTATTACGATGTTGCAATGGTGTATGCTCTTTTAAGTTTTATCGGTGTTGTTGCAATAGCAAGATATCTGGAAAGGGGGCTGTAA